Proteins from a single region of Siphonobacter curvatus:
- a CDS encoding phosphocholine-specific phospholipase C, translating to MDSRRDFLKKAALLSSAAGLAGLLPASIQKAFAIDPEAGTTFLDAEHVVILMQENRSFDHTYGTLQGVRGFNDPRAMEQPNHKKVWFQTNAKGETYAPFRLNIKDTKATWMSSLPHSWENQVDAFHGGRMDGWLEAKKSGHKDYADMPLTLGYYNREDLPFYYALADAFTVCDQNFCSSLTGTTPNRLYLWTGTLRDPRNPKAQANVRNENVDYEDEVSWKTFPERLEDEGISWKVYQNEISLSTGLEGEEDSWLANFTDNPLEWFSQFRVRFHPAYRTYIQKQVTVLPEKIKTLEESLRKLATSDPSYEKTKRTLNSYKKRLQTFQSDLKNYTPEAFAKLSAKEKNLHQRAYTTNVNDPDYHQLTTLSYEEAGQRRSVRVPKGDVLHQFRSDVKNKTLPTVSWVVAPENFSDHPSAPWYGAWYLSEMLDILTQDPEVWKKTIFILAYDENDGYFDHVPPFIPAHPDQPESGRTSAGIDTRLEFVTAEQEASRKEHGRTGPIGLGFRVPLVIASPWSRGGYVCSEVFDHTSVVQFLEKFVSHKRGKTLRETNISDWRRTVCGDLTSAFRPYAGEKMTLPTFVSRDPFVQSIHQAQFKPLPTGYKALSTEDLRQPATVLPQQEKGIRPSCALPYELYADVVPSKQGLQLVLSAKNELKGSTGAPFQVHEQSEGALKIRSYTVAAGDTLRDSFPTTAQLKIYGPNGFYREFSGGTIQVSCDYQRNRQKQYTGQLVLRIQNLNPTQDCPVSITDESYGNQAISKTLARAGQPGDRTELVIDLQKSHQWYDLSVKGSDSVYRYAGRVETGKAGYTDPLLG from the coding sequence ATGGATTCCAGAAGAGATTTTCTAAAAAAAGCAGCATTATTATCCAGTGCAGCCGGACTGGCGGGTTTACTGCCCGCTTCCATTCAGAAAGCTTTTGCCATCGATCCCGAAGCCGGCACTACGTTTCTGGATGCCGAGCATGTGGTGATTCTCATGCAGGAAAACCGTTCGTTTGACCATACGTACGGTACGCTTCAAGGCGTACGGGGTTTCAACGATCCACGGGCGATGGAGCAGCCCAATCATAAAAAAGTTTGGTTTCAAACCAATGCGAAGGGGGAAACGTACGCTCCATTCCGGCTGAACATTAAAGATACCAAGGCTACCTGGATGAGTTCGCTGCCACATTCCTGGGAAAATCAGGTGGATGCGTTTCATGGCGGTCGCATGGATGGTTGGCTGGAAGCTAAGAAATCGGGGCACAAGGATTACGCCGATATGCCCCTCACGCTCGGCTATTACAACCGCGAAGATTTACCCTTTTATTACGCGCTGGCGGATGCCTTTACGGTTTGTGATCAAAATTTCTGTTCGTCGCTGACGGGTACTACACCCAATCGCTTGTACCTCTGGACGGGCACCCTCCGCGATCCTCGCAACCCGAAAGCTCAGGCCAATGTTCGAAACGAAAACGTTGATTACGAGGATGAAGTAAGCTGGAAAACTTTTCCCGAACGTCTGGAGGACGAAGGGATTTCCTGGAAAGTATACCAGAATGAGATTAGCCTTTCGACGGGCCTGGAAGGCGAGGAAGATAGCTGGCTGGCCAATTTCACCGACAATCCGCTGGAGTGGTTTTCGCAATTCCGCGTACGTTTTCATCCGGCCTACCGCACCTATATTCAAAAACAGGTAACGGTTTTACCGGAGAAAATAAAGACGCTGGAAGAAAGTCTGCGTAAACTGGCAACGAGCGATCCTAGCTACGAAAAGACGAAACGCACGCTGAATTCCTATAAAAAACGACTGCAAACGTTTCAGTCTGACCTGAAGAACTACACGCCCGAGGCCTTTGCCAAGCTTTCAGCGAAAGAAAAAAATCTGCATCAGCGGGCGTACACCACGAATGTTAATGATCCGGACTACCACCAACTGACGACACTGAGCTATGAGGAAGCGGGGCAACGACGTAGTGTCCGCGTCCCGAAGGGCGATGTTCTGCATCAGTTTCGCAGCGATGTCAAGAACAAAACGCTACCGACGGTTTCCTGGGTAGTGGCTCCGGAAAACTTCTCCGACCACCCGAGTGCTCCCTGGTACGGGGCCTGGTACCTTTCGGAAATGCTCGACATTCTCACGCAGGACCCGGAAGTCTGGAAGAAGACTATTTTTATACTGGCGTACGACGAAAACGACGGCTACTTTGATCACGTACCACCCTTCATTCCCGCCCATCCCGATCAGCCCGAAAGTGGCCGGACGAGTGCGGGTATCGACACCCGACTGGAATTCGTGACAGCCGAGCAGGAAGCCTCCCGTAAGGAGCACGGTCGGACGGGCCCGATTGGCCTGGGTTTCCGCGTACCGCTGGTGATTGCCTCGCCCTGGAGCCGGGGTGGGTACGTGTGTTCGGAGGTATTCGATCATACGTCCGTCGTACAGTTCCTGGAAAAATTTGTGAGTCATAAACGCGGCAAAACGCTTAGGGAAACCAACATCAGCGATTGGCGACGGACCGTATGCGGGGATCTGACTTCGGCCTTTCGTCCGTACGCGGGAGAAAAAATGACGCTTCCCACCTTCGTATCCCGCGATCCCTTCGTTCAGTCCATTCACCAGGCGCAGTTCAAGCCACTGCCGACGGGTTACAAAGCCTTATCTACGGAAGACCTTCGTCAACCCGCTACCGTCTTACCCCAGCAGGAAAAAGGGATACGCCCTTCGTGTGCCCTGCCCTACGAGCTTTACGCCGATGTAGTGCCTTCGAAGCAAGGCCTTCAGCTCGTTCTTTCGGCGAAAAACGAATTGAAAGGGTCTACGGGTGCTCCTTTTCAGGTGCACGAACAAAGCGAAGGTGCTTTGAAAATCCGCTCGTACACGGTAGCGGCGGGTGATACCTTGCGGGATTCCTTTCCGACTACGGCTCAGCTCAAGATATATGGTCCGAACGGTTTTTACCGGGAATTCAGCGGGGGGACCATTCAGGTTTCCTGCGACTACCAACGAAACCGACAGAAGCAGTATACGGGCCAACTCGTGCTACGTATTCAAAACCTCAACCCTACGCAAGATTGCCCCGTAAGCATTACCGATGAGTCGTACGGAAATCAGGCTATTTCGAAAACGCTGGCCCGGGCCGGACAACCGGGTGATCGAACGGAACTGGTGATTGATTTACAGAAAAGTCATCAGTGGTATGATCTCAGTGTAAAAGGGAGTGATTCGGTGTATCGGTACGCGGGCCGGGTAGAAACGGGGAAGGCGGGGTATACGGATCCTTTGCTGGGTTAA
- a CDS encoding glycoside hydrolase family 5 protein — translation MRKALLGVCFALASWSAYSQKNPVAYGVNLAGADFGSTMPGEFDKTYTYPRPSELDYFKAKGLTLIRLPFKWERIQPQLNGPLDARELSRIKQVIKQAQQRKLWVILDLHNYGRRQMDGTEYLIGSERVSIQHIGDLWQKLAQACRSYSNIWGYGLMNEPHDLRADTPWFSIAQHCITQIRKTDPKTAILVGGDQWSSGERWLRASDTLKYLKDPSRHLIFEAHVYFDKDGSGTYKHDYITEEASAQKGIERVRPFVNWLKANHFQGLVGEYGVPDTDPRWLETLDQFLAYLRENQVSGTYWAAGPWWGDYTLAVSPRQGADRPQMKILEKYPTL, via the coding sequence ATGCGTAAAGCTTTACTAGGCGTGTGTTTTGCGTTGGCTAGCTGGTCCGCGTACAGTCAGAAAAACCCCGTAGCGTATGGCGTAAATTTGGCTGGAGCGGATTTTGGGTCCACGATGCCGGGAGAATTCGACAAAACCTATACGTACCCCCGGCCTTCCGAGCTGGATTATTTCAAAGCCAAAGGATTGACCCTGATTCGGTTACCGTTTAAATGGGAGCGGATTCAGCCCCAGTTAAACGGACCGCTCGATGCCCGGGAGCTTTCTCGCATCAAACAGGTCATCAAGCAGGCCCAGCAACGAAAACTCTGGGTTATTCTGGATTTGCATAATTACGGTCGTCGGCAGATGGATGGGACTGAGTATCTGATTGGTTCCGAAAGAGTTTCAATCCAACACATCGGCGATCTCTGGCAAAAGCTGGCTCAGGCCTGTCGGTCGTACTCAAACATTTGGGGCTACGGTCTGATGAACGAACCGCACGATTTGCGAGCGGATACGCCCTGGTTTTCCATCGCCCAGCACTGCATTACGCAGATTCGGAAAACGGATCCCAAAACCGCCATTCTCGTGGGTGGCGATCAGTGGAGTTCGGGCGAACGCTGGTTACGGGCCAGTGACACGCTCAAGTACCTGAAAGATCCTTCCCGACACCTGATTTTTGAAGCTCACGTGTATTTCGATAAAGACGGTTCGGGAACGTACAAACACGATTACATAACAGAAGAAGCTTCGGCTCAGAAAGGAATCGAGCGGGTAAGACCCTTTGTCAACTGGCTGAAAGCGAATCACTTTCAGGGACTTGTCGGTGAATACGGCGTGCCGGATACGGACCCTCGCTGGCTCGAAACCCTCGATCAGTTCCTGGCGTATCTCCGCGAAAACCAGGTGAGCGGTACCTACTGGGCCGCGGGCCCCTGGTGGGGAGACTACACGCTCGCCGTAAGCCCCCGGCAGGGTGCCGATCGCCCACAAATGAAAATACTGGAAAAATACCCAACGCTTTAA
- a CDS encoding AraC family transcriptional regulator — translation MMESIGRRMTAAPELTDLIGHYYEIQTPSGFDPQVYHLSPSLEMMLAFNFGPPIRFSFGNQLDRSIQKIFILGPLRHMLTYELRANADLLIINFTHNGFYRLLAQSMQNLNLEEWSESKLLAQTQQLEELWQTLASFPDTHQRLEYLNSYLVSRLAPDEAEAVPLLTHAAAFHSPVVSPVKIIAAETNRTERTVQLRFKKYVGYSPKELLRFLRFKEVLHTLTNRSEASVNWFELIEQYGYHDQSHLIKDFQYYTGVSPRQFLKLSDAFCSSRD, via the coding sequence ATGATGGAATCGATCGGACGCCGCATGACTGCCGCCCCTGAACTGACCGACCTGATCGGTCATTACTACGAAATTCAGACGCCATCGGGGTTTGATCCGCAGGTCTATCATCTGTCTCCGTCGCTGGAAATGATGCTGGCGTTCAATTTCGGTCCACCGATACGATTTTCGTTTGGCAACCAGTTGGATCGATCCATTCAGAAAATTTTTATTCTGGGTCCGTTACGTCATATGCTGACGTATGAGTTGCGGGCCAACGCCGATCTTCTGATTATTAATTTTACCCATAACGGTTTTTATCGGCTCCTGGCTCAATCGATGCAAAACCTGAATCTGGAAGAATGGTCTGAATCGAAGCTTCTGGCCCAAACCCAGCAACTCGAAGAGCTTTGGCAGACCCTGGCTTCGTTTCCCGATACTCACCAGCGGCTTGAATACCTTAATTCTTATCTCGTTTCACGCCTGGCTCCCGACGAAGCTGAAGCGGTGCCTTTACTCACGCACGCAGCGGCTTTTCATTCGCCCGTGGTAAGTCCGGTAAAAATCATCGCCGCAGAAACGAACCGCACTGAGCGTACCGTACAGTTACGCTTCAAAAAATACGTGGGTTATTCGCCGAAAGAATTGCTGCGGTTTCTTCGTTTTAAGGAAGTCCTGCATACGCTGACGAATCGCTCAGAGGCATCCGTCAACTGGTTTGAATTGATTGAACAGTACGGCTATCACGATCAAAGTCATCTCATCAAAGATTTCCAGTACTACACAGGCGTTTCGCCCCGGCAATTTCTGAAACTCAGCGATGCGTTTTGTAGCAGTAGGGATTAG
- a CDS encoding DUF72 domain-containing protein — MEGFSLLPYTLTVWMIMKNVHVGTCGFNGTKTEYVEKLSCVEVQHTFYQPPQLRTLERWRQEVPAPFEFTLKAWQLITHEAKSPTYKRLKRKLTDQEKQEAGAFRPTAIVEEAWQTTRACAEALGARVVLFQCPASFRQTPENVHQLQRFFSELDRGTLHLAWEPRGDWEWDVVEGLCEDLNLWHAVDPFVQQTTTPETTYFRLHGRDGWRYKYEKQELRELKELLPEEGQAYVFFNNRHMIEDAQTFEQILNEEP; from the coding sequence ATGGAAGGTTTTTCGTTACTACCCTATACGTTGACTGTATGGATGATTATGAAGAACGTTCACGTGGGTACCTGCGGTTTTAACGGTACCAAAACCGAATACGTTGAGAAGCTTTCCTGTGTGGAAGTTCAACATACGTTTTATCAGCCTCCGCAGCTGCGTACGCTCGAACGCTGGCGGCAGGAAGTACCCGCCCCTTTCGAGTTTACACTGAAAGCCTGGCAGCTCATTACGCACGAAGCGAAAAGTCCGACCTACAAACGACTCAAACGAAAACTCACGGATCAGGAGAAACAAGAGGCGGGTGCCTTTCGCCCTACGGCCATTGTCGAAGAGGCCTGGCAAACGACCCGTGCCTGTGCGGAGGCCCTGGGGGCTCGCGTGGTGCTGTTTCAATGTCCGGCCAGCTTTCGGCAAACGCCGGAAAACGTGCATCAGTTGCAACGTTTTTTTTCGGAACTCGATCGGGGTACGCTACATCTGGCCTGGGAACCCCGGGGCGATTGGGAATGGGATGTGGTGGAAGGGTTGTGCGAGGACCTGAACCTTTGGCACGCGGTTGATCCTTTTGTTCAACAGACAACAACGCCCGAAACCACGTACTTTCGCTTGCACGGAAGGGACGGCTGGCGGTACAAGTACGAGAAGCAGGAACTACGGGAGCTGAAGGAGCTGCTGCCCGAAGAAGGACAGGCCTATGTTTTTTTCAATAATAGACACATGATCGAAGATGCCCAGACTTTTGAGCAAATCCTGAACGAAGAACCCTAG
- a CDS encoding 3-keto-disaccharide hydrolase has translation MKKVILGLLMLAVCTASKPKPTWIYLFDGKSTAALRGYRMQTFPTDAWKVEEGALVTQTGVPNIDLVTKESFKDFELAFQWKVSEAGNSGVFYYMKEDAASQAGNGNSPNWLDNFEMQILDDINFNDKEPKRSAGSLYDLITPTNKKLRPVGTYNDARLIVNKNHVEHWLNGEKVVTYEIGSKDLQELIRKSKFSSNPKFATSTDGLLMFQHHGQKVWLRDIKIRRL, from the coding sequence ATGAAAAAAGTAATCCTTGGCCTGCTTATGCTGGCTGTATGTACGGCTTCCAAGCCCAAGCCCACCTGGATCTATTTGTTCGACGGCAAATCAACCGCCGCTCTGCGAGGATACCGGATGCAAACCTTCCCAACGGATGCCTGGAAAGTGGAAGAAGGGGCCTTGGTAACGCAAACGGGCGTACCGAACATTGATTTGGTGACGAAGGAATCATTCAAGGATTTCGAGCTGGCCTTTCAGTGGAAAGTGTCGGAAGCGGGTAACAGCGGCGTTTTTTATTACATGAAAGAAGATGCCGCCAGTCAGGCCGGGAACGGAAACAGTCCAAACTGGCTGGACAATTTCGAAATGCAGATTCTTGACGACATCAATTTTAATGACAAAGAGCCCAAACGCTCGGCGGGTTCTCTGTACGATCTGATTACGCCTACGAACAAAAAGCTTCGGCCCGTAGGAACGTATAACGATGCCCGGCTCATCGTTAATAAAAATCACGTGGAGCACTGGCTGAATGGTGAAAAAGTGGTGACCTATGAAATTGGTTCGAAGGATTTACAGGAGCTGATCCGGAAGAGCAAGTTTTCGAGTAATCCCAAGTTTGCCACCTCTACGGATGGACTACTCATGTTTCAGCACCACGGGCAAAAAGTCTGGTTACGGGACATTAAGATTCGGCGTTTGTAG
- a CDS encoding Kelch repeat-containing protein, whose amino-acid sequence MKMLYSGALMLLGLAAQAQEWQSVPTQNTCATRHESAATLVGDSLYAIGGRGTRPLEALNLNTLIWQRLPSPPLEMHHFQAITYNGEIYVLGAFEGKFPHETPIPNIYIYNPTKGEWRKGPAIPKDRLRGSTGVVVYRNKIYMSCGIMDGHYDGHVAWLDEYDPKTDTWKKLADAPRTRDHIAAAVVGDKMYLAGGRNSTARINKVLETTIAEVDVYDFKKGTWETLPATSNIPTQRAGGTAVTHQGKVWVIGGESPQLLAHNEAEILDPKTNTWTKGPTLKKGRHATQAVVYKGKIYIGAGSANHGGGPELNDLEVLK is encoded by the coding sequence ATGAAAATGCTATACAGTGGAGCTTTGATGCTGCTGGGACTAGCGGCTCAGGCTCAGGAATGGCAGTCCGTACCCACGCAAAATACGTGTGCAACGCGTCACGAAAGTGCGGCAACGCTGGTTGGGGATAGTTTGTACGCCATCGGTGGCCGCGGGACGCGACCCCTGGAGGCCCTTAACCTAAATACGCTAATCTGGCAACGCCTGCCGTCGCCACCTCTGGAGATGCATCATTTTCAGGCGATCACCTACAACGGTGAAATCTACGTGCTGGGAGCCTTTGAAGGAAAATTCCCCCACGAGACGCCCATCCCCAACATCTATATCTATAACCCTACGAAAGGGGAGTGGCGAAAAGGGCCGGCGATTCCCAAGGATCGGCTACGGGGTTCCACGGGCGTGGTGGTATACCGAAATAAAATCTATATGAGCTGCGGCATCATGGATGGGCATTACGACGGACACGTAGCCTGGCTGGATGAGTACGATCCGAAGACGGATACCTGGAAAAAACTCGCCGACGCTCCCCGTACCCGCGACCACATTGCGGCGGCGGTCGTGGGAGACAAGATGTATCTGGCGGGTGGTCGGAACTCCACGGCCCGGATTAACAAAGTTCTGGAAACAACCATTGCCGAAGTGGATGTATACGACTTCAAAAAAGGCACGTGGGAGACCCTACCCGCTACCTCCAACATTCCCACGCAACGGGCGGGTGGTACGGCCGTAACGCACCAGGGCAAGGTTTGGGTGATCGGCGGCGAAAGTCCGCAGTTACTGGCTCACAACGAAGCAGAAATTCTGGACCCCAAAACTAATACCTGGACGAAAGGTCCTACGCTAAAAAAAGGACGTCATGCGACGCAGGCGGTGGTTTATAAAGGAAAAATTTACATCGGAGCAGGTTCGGCTAATCACGGCGGTGGTCCGGAGCTGAATGATCTGGAAGTGTTGAAGTGA
- a CDS encoding bifunctional helix-turn-helix transcriptional regulator/GNAT family N-acetyltransferase, whose protein sequence is MDIILQLGPLAFVSRMRRLAESVNLHARAVYQQYGLDFDPKCFPVFWTLCEVGPMGISELAEHIGFSHPGVIQLAKQLEQDGLIISGKSDADKRKRILKLSDKGEALRPEFQKVWAHIQAVNTRLIAERRHNLLWAVEEIEGVLAQQDYLSIFKDYLKTQQLEEVEILDYDPAYAPYFKSLNQTWIEQYFRLEPHDLEQLDHPEHILQKGGVILFARYQQEIVGTVALVQEKPGDFEMVKMAVSPQVQGRQIGKKLGQAILQKAREAGAAQVWLESNTRLVPAIELYKKLGFYKVAMTATPYERADIRMQCDL, encoded by the coding sequence ATGGATATCATTTTACAACTGGGACCCTTAGCCTTCGTCAGCCGGATGCGACGACTGGCCGAATCCGTGAATCTGCACGCCCGGGCGGTTTATCAGCAATACGGACTGGATTTTGATCCCAAGTGTTTTCCCGTATTCTGGACGCTTTGTGAAGTAGGTCCTATGGGCATCAGCGAGTTAGCGGAACACATTGGCTTCTCCCATCCGGGCGTCATTCAACTGGCCAAACAACTGGAACAGGACGGACTCATTATATCCGGGAAATCGGATGCGGATAAACGCAAGCGAATCCTGAAGCTATCTGACAAAGGAGAGGCTTTGCGTCCCGAATTTCAGAAAGTCTGGGCTCATATTCAGGCCGTCAATACCCGACTAATTGCCGAGCGGCGGCACAACCTGCTTTGGGCGGTAGAGGAAATCGAAGGCGTACTCGCCCAGCAGGACTATCTCAGCATCTTTAAAGACTATCTCAAAACTCAGCAGCTGGAAGAAGTGGAAATTCTGGATTACGATCCGGCCTATGCTCCGTACTTCAAATCCCTGAATCAGACCTGGATCGAGCAGTACTTTCGGCTTGAACCCCACGATCTCGAACAGCTCGATCATCCCGAACACATTCTGCAAAAGGGTGGCGTCATTCTCTTTGCCCGCTACCAACAGGAAATTGTGGGTACCGTAGCTCTGGTGCAGGAGAAACCCGGCGACTTTGAAATGGTCAAGATGGCCGTTTCACCGCAGGTACAGGGGCGGCAGATTGGTAAAAAACTAGGACAGGCCATTTTACAGAAAGCCCGCGAAGCCGGAGCCGCCCAGGTATGGCTGGAATCGAATACGCGATTGGTACCCGCCATCGAACTTTACAAAAAACTAGGCTTCTATAAAGTCGCCATGACCGCCACCCCCTACGAGCGAGCCGATATCCGCATGCAATGCGACTTATAA
- a CDS encoding outer membrane protein assembly factor BamB family protein, whose amino-acid sequence MKKVRPLILSRLPVTSRWFVLVSISLVAGVVACKRMTQTTTASLDWPITGGDSGVTRFAAADQITKQNVSRLKVAWTYHSGNKAGNIQGNPLIVDGVMYITTPAQEIIAVNATNGQEIWRHNPARAGEKFGGINRGIAYWNEGNEQRILFTANHYLLAIDARTGKTIESFGTGGRLDLNEGHMRPASDMKITAPASPVIYKDLVIVGSMSWSAPANVSGFDVRTGKKRWTFYTIPQPGQLGYESWGDPDFWKDGAGVNVWGGLSVDPKNGMVYFATGQPKNDFYRPGKEGSQLYGNCIVALNANTGQHAWHYQVIHRDLWDLDLPCAPILADFNYKGKPVPGVVQLTKTGNVFLFNRLTGELLSDVEERPVPPSTLLDEQAYPTQPYVRWPQPFSKQVVTRNDLTDRTPEAHADALARFEKADTGWYVPPTQKGVIYYGIHGGAEWSGGAYDPTSGNLYVNANELAWHITMIDINAKEKSAEAFAQHPGRRVYLEKGCVGCHGSERQGNGGIPALTSLSKKYKKPDVVQIVKNGRGAMPAFSQISEDEVQALAEFLLDMESQTAVKQSNQKPVYRAMNYTKFLDKENYPATKAPWGTLNAINLHTGELVWKKPLGEYPELTAKGIPVTGRENFGGCIVTKGGLVFIAATGDEKFRAFDKDTGELLWETTLPFGGYATPSTYVVHGKQYVVIAATGGGKLGTKTGDAYVAFALE is encoded by the coding sequence ATGAAAAAGGTTCGCCCCCTGATCCTTTCCCGTTTGCCGGTAACATCCCGGTGGTTTGTTTTGGTGAGTATAAGCCTCGTAGCGGGCGTGGTTGCCTGTAAACGTATGACGCAGACCACCACGGCTTCGCTGGACTGGCCCATCACGGGTGGTGATTCCGGCGTAACCCGTTTTGCGGCAGCAGACCAGATCACGAAACAAAACGTATCCCGGCTGAAAGTAGCCTGGACGTATCACTCGGGCAACAAGGCAGGTAACATTCAGGGCAATCCATTAATTGTAGACGGCGTAATGTACATAACAACGCCCGCTCAGGAAATCATTGCAGTGAATGCCACCAACGGTCAGGAAATTTGGCGGCACAATCCGGCCCGGGCGGGTGAAAAATTCGGCGGTATCAACCGGGGCATTGCTTACTGGAACGAAGGAAACGAACAACGGATTCTCTTTACCGCCAATCATTACCTGCTGGCCATTGACGCCCGCACCGGAAAAACCATTGAAAGCTTCGGAACGGGCGGTCGCCTGGATTTGAACGAGGGTCATATGCGACCCGCGTCGGATATGAAAATTACGGCTCCGGCTTCGCCCGTCATTTATAAAGATCTGGTGATCGTGGGTTCGATGAGCTGGAGTGCTCCGGCCAACGTCAGCGGTTTTGACGTGCGTACGGGCAAAAAACGCTGGACGTTCTACACCATACCCCAACCCGGCCAACTCGGCTACGAGAGCTGGGGTGACCCGGATTTCTGGAAGGATGGGGCAGGCGTGAACGTCTGGGGTGGTTTGTCAGTAGACCCTAAAAATGGCATGGTGTATTTCGCCACGGGTCAGCCTAAAAATGATTTCTACCGTCCGGGTAAAGAAGGCTCACAACTGTACGGCAACTGCATTGTTGCCCTGAATGCCAACACGGGCCAACATGCCTGGCATTATCAGGTCATTCACCGCGATTTGTGGGATCTCGATTTACCCTGTGCTCCCATTCTGGCCGATTTTAACTACAAAGGCAAACCCGTACCCGGCGTGGTGCAGTTAACCAAAACGGGGAATGTGTTTTTATTCAATCGATTAACGGGAGAATTGTTGTCGGACGTAGAAGAGCGGCCCGTACCGCCATCTACCTTACTCGACGAACAGGCCTACCCGACGCAGCCGTACGTTCGCTGGCCGCAGCCCTTTTCCAAACAAGTGGTTACGCGGAATGATTTGACGGACCGTACGCCCGAAGCTCACGCCGATGCCCTCGCCCGGTTTGAAAAGGCGGACACGGGCTGGTACGTACCACCAACCCAGAAAGGCGTGATTTACTACGGCATTCACGGGGGAGCGGAATGGAGCGGCGGAGCTTACGATCCGACAAGCGGAAATTTGTACGTGAACGCCAATGAGCTGGCCTGGCACATTACCATGATCGATATTAACGCCAAGGAAAAATCGGCTGAAGCTTTTGCCCAGCATCCGGGTCGGCGGGTGTATCTGGAGAAGGGTTGCGTCGGTTGCCACGGCTCCGAGCGACAGGGAAATGGTGGTATTCCGGCTTTAACGAGCCTTTCTAAGAAGTATAAGAAGCCGGATGTAGTTCAAATTGTGAAAAATGGACGGGGTGCCATGCCCGCTTTTTCCCAGATTTCAGAAGACGAAGTACAGGCTCTGGCGGAGTTTCTGCTGGATATGGAAAGCCAGACGGCCGTGAAGCAAAGCAATCAGAAACCCGTATACCGGGCGATGAATTATACCAAATTTCTGGATAAGGAAAATTATCCCGCTACCAAAGCCCCCTGGGGTACACTTAATGCCATTAATCTGCATACGGGTGAACTCGTCTGGAAAAAACCGCTGGGTGAATACCCCGAACTAACGGCGAAGGGTATTCCGGTAACCGGACGCGAGAACTTCGGCGGCTGTATCGTCACGAAAGGCGGACTCGTGTTCATTGCCGCTACGGGTGATGAGAAATTCCGGGCTTTCGATAAAGACACGGGTGAACTACTGTGGGAAACGACCTTGCCCTTTGGTGGGTACGCCACCCCGAGTACCTATGTGGTCCATGGCAAACAGTACGTCGTGATCGCGGCTACGGGTGGCGGGAAGTTGGGTACCAAGACGGGCGATGCGTATGTCGCCTTTGCCCTGGAGTAA
- a CDS encoding GNAT family N-acetyltransferase, with product MLIRLATESDLSALVTLLQRVVPLMQASGNLQWDESYPNAEVFREDIRLGQLWVAEYEGSIAGVAALTTDQDAEYAQLGWDLSEPAIVTHRLAVHPDFQGKGIAQRLLEQAEQLAIERNIEVLRVDTNTHNQATQRLFPKLGYRYAGELSLGFRPNLRFVGFEKRLTRN from the coding sequence ATGCTTATCCGTCTCGCTACCGAATCCGACCTGTCCGCTCTGGTAACCTTACTGCAACGCGTGGTTCCCCTCATGCAAGCTTCCGGCAACCTGCAATGGGATGAGTCGTACCCCAATGCCGAGGTATTTCGCGAAGACATTCGGCTAGGTCAGCTCTGGGTGGCCGAGTACGAAGGTAGTATCGCGGGCGTAGCGGCCCTAACCACTGACCAGGATGCCGAGTATGCCCAACTGGGCTGGGATCTGTCCGAGCCCGCCATCGTCACGCACCGACTGGCGGTACACCCCGATTTTCAAGGAAAAGGGATTGCCCAGCGATTACTGGAACAGGCTGAACAACTAGCCATCGAACGGAACATTGAAGTATTACGGGTGGATACTAACACCCATAACCAGGCTACGCAGCGACTCTTTCCCAAATTAGGCTACCGCTATGCCGGCGAACTCTCGCTGGGTTTTCGGCCCAATCTACGCTTTGTCGGTTTTGAAAAGCGACTAACCAGGAACTAG